A single Phragmites australis chromosome 4, lpPhrAust1.1, whole genome shotgun sequence DNA region contains:
- the LOC133915457 gene encoding YTH domain-containing protein ECT4-like isoform X2 — translation MATVAPAPAAADQATNLLQKLSLESNKEGADAAKKVDRSITPLLQEAMDPNFFYQPNGYASPAYYYPSGYDGSSNEWDSRYAGHEGMDMPPNLYGDMYHGYGYAPYGPYPSSSPVPTVGHDGQSYGTQQYQYPTQYYQPPTPTNATHGVNGANSQPELPSVAGHQARVLVDTTKASANTSANGMHNANNSSLPRKQTHLNVPVANNGSYGRGPVQGGGPSASNYGHNGLRSPVQWYDGPTYSNGHQRPTASSTSYHSNSSSEKNQSQRPTTNLMGLHAQIPSSGMGLTYPSYPNRMYPDSRLYGQYGNTLKGGLGFGSNVYNTRNNGRWGVVDTKYKPRGRAAFGFGSENQDGFTELNRGPRSGGFKQQKQFGPSVTIAVKGQALPSIGKQENSVLPDKSQFNQEGFPVTYKDAKFFVIKSYSEDDVHKSIKYNVWASTPNGNKKLDAGYREAQEKTSDCPVFLFFSVNTSGQFVGVAEMVGHVDFEKTVEYWQQDKWNGCFPLKWHIVKDVPNNILKHIALENNDNKPVTNSRDTQEVKLEQGLEMLKIFKEHVSKTSILDDFGFYENRQKLMQEKRAKQQLLQGQGADVSHEKDKDVINGRPEVKKQELSKEGTLAGEAANTSKPAAENGVSNGN, via the exons ATGGCGACCGTTGCTCCTGCCCCTGCTGCCGCCGACC AGGCCACCAATCTCCTGCAGAAGCTGTCCCTGGAGAGCAACAAGGAAGGCGCCGACGCTGCCAAGAAG GTGGACAGGTCGATAACACCTCTACTCCAGGAGGCCATGGATCCTAACTTCTTCTACCAGCCCAATGGATATGCCTCTCCAGCCTATTACTATCCTAGTG GCTATGATGGCTCATCCAATGAGTGGGACTCCAGGTATGCTGGCCATGAAGGAATGGATATGCCTCCT AACTTGTATGGTGACATGTATCATGGATATGGTTATGCTCCCTATGGCCCATATCCTTCGAGTTCTCCTGTTCCAACTGTTGGGCATGATGGCCAGTCATATGGCACACAGCAATATCAATACCCTACCCAATATTATCAGCCACCGACTCCAACAAATGCAACACATGGTGTAAATGGCGCCAATTCTCAACCTGAACTGCCTTCTGTTGCTGGTCACCAGGCACGTGTTCTGGTAGATACAACAAAAGCAAGTGCCAACACAAGTGCTAATGGTATGCACAATGCTAACAACAGTTCACTACCGCGCAAGCAAACCCACCTGAATGTACCGGTAGCAAACAATGGTTCGTATGGAAGAGGACCTGTGCAAGGTGGTGGACCTTCTGCAAGCAATTATGGTCACAATGGTCTTCGTTCTCCAGTTCAATGGTATGATGGGCCAACATACTCGAATGGGCATCAGAGACCGACTGCTAGTTCCACATCTTACCATTCTAACTCGTCTTCGGAGAAAAATCAGAGCCAGCGTCCAACAACAAACCTCATG GGTCTACATGCACAGATACCTTCGTCTGGGATGGGGCTAACCTATCCTAGCTATCCTAATAGGATGTACCCCGACAGCAGATTATATGGTCAGTACGGGAACACACTGAAAGGTGGACTTGGTTTTGGATCAAATGTATACAACACAAGAAACAATGGGCGGTGGGGAGTTGTGGATACCAAATACAAGCCTAGAGGGCGTGCAGCTTTTGGTTTTGGCAGTGAGAATCAAGATGGCTTTACCGAGTTGAACAGAGGACCAAGATCTGGTGGCTTCAAGCAACAAAAGCAATTTGGGCCTAGTGTCACTATTGCTGTGAAGGGCCAGGCCCTCCCTTCAATCGGGAAACAGGAGAACAGTGTTCTTCCAGACAAGAGCCAATTTAACCAAGAAGGTTTTCCTGTAACCTACAAGGATGCAAAGTTTTTTGTTATTAAATCATATAGTGAGGATGATGTACACAAGAGTATAAAATACAATGTATGGGCAAGCACTCCTAATGGAAATAAGAAGCTGGATGCTGGATACCGAGAGGCTCAGGAGAAAACTAGTGACTGCCCAGTGTTCTTGTTTTTCTCT GTAAACACAAGTGGTCAGTTTGTCGGTGTTGCTGAAATGGTTGGTCATGTTGACTTTGAGAAGACTGTGGAGTATTGGCAACAAGACAAGTGGAATGGTTGTTTTCCTCTCAAGTGGCACATAGTCAAGGATGTGCCCAACAACATCTTAAAGCATATTGCATTGGAGAACAATGATAATAAGCCTGTGACGAACAGCCGTGACACACAAGAG GTTAAGCTTGAGCAAGGTCTTGAAATGTTGAAGATTTTCAAAGAACATGTTAGCAAGACCTCAATTTTGGATGATTTTGGCTTTTATGAGAACCGCCAAAAGTTAATGCAGGAAAAGAGAGCAAAGCAGCAACTGCTTCAAGGCCAG GGGGCTGATGTTTCTCATGAGAAGGACAAGGATGTGATTAATGGGAGACCCGAGGTAAAGAAACAGGAATTGAGCAAAGAAGGCACTCTTGCTGGGGAAGCGGCGAACACCTCCAAACCTGCAGCAGAAAATGGTGTATCAAATGGCAACTAA
- the LOC133915460 gene encoding photosystem II D1 precursor processing protein PSB27-H2, chloroplastic-like isoform X2, with product MMPSPHPPMSPLNKCCRCSSSPPKQQRAAGTKQTICGGARVLVTRRGHAASLLIGLAGAVASAPVARAEESGSDEGVLGAIKSVLDPNEKTKAGKVLPKAYLKAAREVVRTLRESLEEDDGGDMAKFRRNADAAKESIREFLGGWRGQQAVAAEESYAALEKAIRSLAAFYSKAGPSASLPQDVKNKILDDLNTADAYL from the exons ATGATgccttctcctcatcctccgaTGTCGCCGCTGAACAAGTGCTgccgctgctcctcctcgccgccgaagCAGCAGCGAGCCGCGGGCACCAAGCAGACCATAT GCGGAGGAGCGCGGGTGCTGGTCACCAGGAGAGGGCACGCCGCTTCCCTCCTCATTGGCCTCGCGGGCGCGGTGGCGTCGGCGCCGGTCGCCAGGGCGGAGGAGAGCGGCAGCGACGAGGGCGTCCTCGGCGCCATCAAGTCCGTCTTGGACCCAAACGAGAAGACCAAGGCAGGCAAGGTGCTGCCCAAGGCGTACCTCAAGGCAGCGAGGGAGGTGGTGCGCACGCTCCGGGAGTCCCtggaggaggatgacggcggCGACATGGCCAAGTTCCGGCGGAACGCCGACGCCGCCAAGGAGTCCATCAGGGAGTTCCTGGGCGGATGGAGAGGCCAGCaggccgtcgccgccgag GAATCGTATGCTGCGTTGGAGAAGGCGATCAGATCGCTGGCGGCGTTCTACTCCAAAGCAGGACCCTCCGCTTCGCTTCCACAGGATGTGAAGAACAAGATCCTGGATGATCTCAACACGGCAGACGCCTACCTGTAA
- the LOC133915460 gene encoding photosystem II D1 precursor processing protein PSB27-H2, chloroplastic-like isoform X1: MMPSPHPPMSPLNKCCRCSSSPPKQQRAAGTKQTICGGARVLVTRRGHAASLLIGLAGAVASAPVARAEESGSDEGVLGAIKSVLDPNEKTKAGKVLPKAYLKAAREVVRTLRESLEEDDGGDMAKFRRNADAAKESIREFLGGWRGQQAVAAEVIDVHFLPVRLQESYAALEKAIRSLAAFYSKAGPSASLPQDVKNKILDDLNTADAYL; encoded by the exons ATGATgccttctcctcatcctccgaTGTCGCCGCTGAACAAGTGCTgccgctgctcctcctcgccgccgaagCAGCAGCGAGCCGCGGGCACCAAGCAGACCATAT GCGGAGGAGCGCGGGTGCTGGTCACCAGGAGAGGGCACGCCGCTTCCCTCCTCATTGGCCTCGCGGGCGCGGTGGCGTCGGCGCCGGTCGCCAGGGCGGAGGAGAGCGGCAGCGACGAGGGCGTCCTCGGCGCCATCAAGTCCGTCTTGGACCCAAACGAGAAGACCAAGGCAGGCAAGGTGCTGCCCAAGGCGTACCTCAAGGCAGCGAGGGAGGTGGTGCGCACGCTCCGGGAGTCCCtggaggaggatgacggcggCGACATGGCCAAGTTCCGGCGGAACGCCGACGCCGCCAAGGAGTCCATCAGGGAGTTCCTGGGCGGATGGAGAGGCCAGCaggccgtcgccgccgag GTGATAGATGTTCATTTCCTGCCTGTTCGACTCCAGGAATCGTATGCTGCGTTGGAGAAGGCGATCAGATCGCTGGCGGCGTTCTACTCCAAAGCAGGACCCTCCGCTTCGCTTCCACAGGATGTGAAGAACAAGATCCTGGATGATCTCAACACGGCAGACGCCTACCTGTAA
- the LOC133915459 gene encoding uncharacterized protein LOC133915459 has protein sequence MLMLHGTVPFVRPGSCWDLKLSQKGAYVSHSNLLCSAVYNSVEGHHVQKQHIVHSFKVNFTRVSHYLCRSLNERTTRHWLHRFHVNASSDDDFRSSRNIAISLFKRYKNVIDRGGGDNLKEFVSAGVNAYALGCTDEGLRKELMDITDSGLEIGSLGSYGGGTSLKFKVHSFEVRECILWLSIVFITILCTPQPTIIRWSPTPPVSADVLHQWKGFCALIANAYYIKGMAWLPVKTLQLEQMAVTGHSEEPSVVASRMQLVFSTLEVVSPQWPRV, from the exons ATGCTGATGCTACATGGAACTGTCCCGTTTGTGAGGCCTGGTTCTTGCTGGGACTTAAAATTATCCCAAAAGGGTGCGTATGTTTCGCATAGTAACTTACTATGCAGTGCAGTTTACAATTCAGTAGAAGGCCACCATGTGCAGAAGCAACACATTGTTCATAGCTTCAAAGTTAACTTCACCAGAGTGAGCCATTATCTGTGTCGAAGCTTAAATGAAAGAACTACAAGGCACTGGCTg CATCGATTCCATGTTAATGCTTCATCGGATGATGACTTCCGCTCATCACGTAACATAGCAATCAGTCTATTCAAGCGGTATAAGAATGTCATTGATCGAGGAGGTGGAGATAACCTAAAA GAGTTCGTTAGTGCTGGAGTGAATGCATATGCCCTAGGCTGTACAGACGAGGGGCTTAGAAAGGAACTTATGGATATAACAGATTCTGGTCTTGAGATTGGAAGCCTAGGATCCTATGGAGGAGGAACCAGCTTGAAGTTCAAAGTCCATTCCTTTGAG GTTCGTGAGTGCATTCTATGGCTAAGTATAGTATTCATCACTATACTGTGCACACCACAACCAACAATCATCAGGTGGTCTCCTACCCCACCAGTGTCAGCCGACGTCTTGCATCAATGGAAAGGATTTTGTGCTCTAATCGCAAACGCTTACTATATCAAAGGGATGGCATG GTTACCGGTGAAAACCTTGCAGCTGGAACAAATGGCTGTCACAGGACATTCAGAGGAACCATCAGTAGTTGCTAGTCGGATGCAATTAGTTTTCAGCACATTAGAG GTAGTGAGCCCACAGTGGCCAAGAGTGTGA
- the LOC133915457 gene encoding YTH domain-containing protein ECT4-like isoform X1 yields the protein MATVAPAPAAADQATNLLQKLSLESNKEGADAAKKPSGMPYGSANAGDAHSAASQVDRSITPLLQEAMDPNFFYQPNGYASPAYYYPSGYDGSSNEWDSRYAGHEGMDMPPNLYGDMYHGYGYAPYGPYPSSSPVPTVGHDGQSYGTQQYQYPTQYYQPPTPTNATHGVNGANSQPELPSVAGHQARVLVDTTKASANTSANGMHNANNSSLPRKQTHLNVPVANNGSYGRGPVQGGGPSASNYGHNGLRSPVQWYDGPTYSNGHQRPTASSTSYHSNSSSEKNQSQRPTTNLMGLHAQIPSSGMGLTYPSYPNRMYPDSRLYGQYGNTLKGGLGFGSNVYNTRNNGRWGVVDTKYKPRGRAAFGFGSENQDGFTELNRGPRSGGFKQQKQFGPSVTIAVKGQALPSIGKQENSVLPDKSQFNQEGFPVTYKDAKFFVIKSYSEDDVHKSIKYNVWASTPNGNKKLDAGYREAQEKTSDCPVFLFFSVNTSGQFVGVAEMVGHVDFEKTVEYWQQDKWNGCFPLKWHIVKDVPNNILKHIALENNDNKPVTNSRDTQEVKLEQGLEMLKIFKEHVSKTSILDDFGFYENRQKLMQEKRAKQQLLQGQGADVSHEKDKDVINGRPEVKKQELSKEGTLAGEAANTSKPAAENGVSNGN from the exons ATGGCGACCGTTGCTCCTGCCCCTGCTGCCGCCGACC AGGCCACCAATCTCCTGCAGAAGCTGTCCCTGGAGAGCAACAAGGAAGGCGCCGACGCTGCCAAGAAG CCTTCTGGGATGCCGTACGGATCTGCCAACGCTGGGGATGCTCATAGCGCTGCATCGCAGGTGGACAGGTCGATAACACCTCTACTCCAGGAGGCCATGGATCCTAACTTCTTCTACCAGCCCAATGGATATGCCTCTCCAGCCTATTACTATCCTAGTG GCTATGATGGCTCATCCAATGAGTGGGACTCCAGGTATGCTGGCCATGAAGGAATGGATATGCCTCCT AACTTGTATGGTGACATGTATCATGGATATGGTTATGCTCCCTATGGCCCATATCCTTCGAGTTCTCCTGTTCCAACTGTTGGGCATGATGGCCAGTCATATGGCACACAGCAATATCAATACCCTACCCAATATTATCAGCCACCGACTCCAACAAATGCAACACATGGTGTAAATGGCGCCAATTCTCAACCTGAACTGCCTTCTGTTGCTGGTCACCAGGCACGTGTTCTGGTAGATACAACAAAAGCAAGTGCCAACACAAGTGCTAATGGTATGCACAATGCTAACAACAGTTCACTACCGCGCAAGCAAACCCACCTGAATGTACCGGTAGCAAACAATGGTTCGTATGGAAGAGGACCTGTGCAAGGTGGTGGACCTTCTGCAAGCAATTATGGTCACAATGGTCTTCGTTCTCCAGTTCAATGGTATGATGGGCCAACATACTCGAATGGGCATCAGAGACCGACTGCTAGTTCCACATCTTACCATTCTAACTCGTCTTCGGAGAAAAATCAGAGCCAGCGTCCAACAACAAACCTCATG GGTCTACATGCACAGATACCTTCGTCTGGGATGGGGCTAACCTATCCTAGCTATCCTAATAGGATGTACCCCGACAGCAGATTATATGGTCAGTACGGGAACACACTGAAAGGTGGACTTGGTTTTGGATCAAATGTATACAACACAAGAAACAATGGGCGGTGGGGAGTTGTGGATACCAAATACAAGCCTAGAGGGCGTGCAGCTTTTGGTTTTGGCAGTGAGAATCAAGATGGCTTTACCGAGTTGAACAGAGGACCAAGATCTGGTGGCTTCAAGCAACAAAAGCAATTTGGGCCTAGTGTCACTATTGCTGTGAAGGGCCAGGCCCTCCCTTCAATCGGGAAACAGGAGAACAGTGTTCTTCCAGACAAGAGCCAATTTAACCAAGAAGGTTTTCCTGTAACCTACAAGGATGCAAAGTTTTTTGTTATTAAATCATATAGTGAGGATGATGTACACAAGAGTATAAAATACAATGTATGGGCAAGCACTCCTAATGGAAATAAGAAGCTGGATGCTGGATACCGAGAGGCTCAGGAGAAAACTAGTGACTGCCCAGTGTTCTTGTTTTTCTCT GTAAACACAAGTGGTCAGTTTGTCGGTGTTGCTGAAATGGTTGGTCATGTTGACTTTGAGAAGACTGTGGAGTATTGGCAACAAGACAAGTGGAATGGTTGTTTTCCTCTCAAGTGGCACATAGTCAAGGATGTGCCCAACAACATCTTAAAGCATATTGCATTGGAGAACAATGATAATAAGCCTGTGACGAACAGCCGTGACACACAAGAG GTTAAGCTTGAGCAAGGTCTTGAAATGTTGAAGATTTTCAAAGAACATGTTAGCAAGACCTCAATTTTGGATGATTTTGGCTTTTATGAGAACCGCCAAAAGTTAATGCAGGAAAAGAGAGCAAAGCAGCAACTGCTTCAAGGCCAG GGGGCTGATGTTTCTCATGAGAAGGACAAGGATGTGATTAATGGGAGACCCGAGGTAAAGAAACAGGAATTGAGCAAAGAAGGCACTCTTGCTGGGGAAGCGGCGAACACCTCCAAACCTGCAGCAGAAAATGGTGTATCAAATGGCAACTAA